From the genome of Lutzomyia longipalpis isolate SR_M1_2022 chromosome 2, ASM2433408v1, one region includes:
- the LOC129788368 gene encoding uncharacterized protein LOC129788368, with protein sequence MNKFVVVIIFVITSHALGALKGEGDRKDLAESRGFLSAISGTINLLTNIGSGIANGIKQAVTNVANVISNKVNQAVGATSSTVNQLIQVHNNLHGNTTQAIQGIANQVLQEISTHVTITKNLTTAIANAFASHINKNLATTNYTLNTVVSLVEGVIDAAHQHIDILLKGASNHTAIIVESVGDLVKGVVSTLNSTKIGQLHQLPNLLLTGVTDLLTHLVNSTVSLTKVNITKNLVSAFVKTSGNVIDSIIDVLLIVTNKTSNGTKHNFGHSSTALLQSIAGLLDNLADITKVVVKGAKDVLVDKFVNKTDALVAVVGNIADLITDPAISFTESLVDKINITSTILVDKIHDVFGALFNISTDAVEKIVDGVHKTVNGTAVTLLGKIPKLQKLVTNTTEKLTTILNDKIKKHSKTLTAIMQKIGTNGTKLMDKSLASIGKMLGNITNGFDNIIVDLYQLWQRELFNWLTMSQENWESLLQEN encoded by the exons atgaataaatttgtaGTTGTGATTATATTTGTGATAACTAGTCATGCATTGGGAGCATTGAAGGGTGAAGGAGATAGGAAGGATTTGGCGGAAAGCAGAGGATTTTTGAGTGCAATCAGCGGTACGATAAACTTACTCACCAACATAGGAAGTGGAATTGCGAATGGAATAAAACAAGCTGTAACCAATGTTGCGAATGTGATATCAAATAAAGTTAATCAGGCTGTTGGAGCTACGAGCAGTACGGTCAATCAACTAATACAAGTTCACAATAATTTACACGGAAATACCACACAAG CAATCCAGGGAATAGCAAATCAAGTACTTCAAGAAATCTCCACTCATGTAACCATAACGAAGAACTTAACAACAGCAATTGCAAATGCATTTGCAAGTCATATAAACAAGAATTTAGCAACAACAAACTACACTCTAAACACAGTTGTGAGCCTTGTTGAAGGTGTCATAGATGCAGCTCATCAGCACATTGATATTCTCCTAAAAGGTGCCTCCAATCATACAGCAATCATCGTTGAGAGTGTAGGAGATTTGGTAAAAGGAGTCGTATCAACGCtcaattcaacaaaaatagGGCAATTGCATCAGCTACCAAATCTTCTCCTAACAGGAGTTACAGATCTCCTCACACATCTAGTCAATTCGACAGTTTCCTTGACAAAGGTCAACATTACAAAGAATCTCGTATCAGCTTTCGTAAAGACTTCAGGGAATGTTATAGATTCTATAATAGACGTCTTGCTGATAGTTACTAATAAGACATCCAATGGAACAAAGCATAACTTTGGACACAGCTCAACGGCTTTGCTACAGAGCATTGCAGGACTTCTGGATAATCTGGCGGACATAACAAAGGTTGTTGTGAAGGGAGCTAAAGATGTTCTAGTTGACAAATTTGTCAATAAAACTGATGCTCTTGTAGCAGTTGTGGGTAATATAGCAGATCTCATAACTGATCCTGCAATATCCTTCACTGAATCACTTGTTGATAAAATCAACATAACATCAACGATACTCGTTGATAAGATACACGATGTTTTCGGGGCACTTTTCAACATATCAACTGATGCAGTTGAAAAGATTGTTGATGGAGTACATAAGACAGTCAATGGAACTGCTGTGACGCTCCTCGGGAAGATACCCAAATTACAGAAACTCGTAACGAATACAACGGAAAAGCTAACAACCATACTAAACGATAAGATAAAGAAGCACAGCAAAACATTAACGGCCATAATGCAAAAGATAGGAACAAATGGAACGAAACTGATGGATAAATCTCTGGCTTCAATCGGGAAAATGCTGGGAAATATAACAAATGGTTTCGACAACATAATT GTGGATCTCTATCAACTGTGGCAAAGGGAGTTATTCAACTGGCTAACAATGTCACAGGAAAACTGGGAGAGTTTGTTGCAGGAAAATTAG
- the LOC129788747 gene encoding prolactin regulatory element-binding protein isoform X2, with product MPPLRRPNEGLLARVNFPLYSIEMLSSRHVLVAGGGGSAKTGVANGFEIYEIYHNGDRFVAEEVVRHETGPSVVMNCAVRSDGRRSFLVAGQESHCQMYLVNTKIIDENGVAGKAADGEEKTTTRQRRTSVRQNQNSGIEEIPQEAPPRRLSFDIKPSDSVQTDFLDREPIQRVVRLSLDCKVMATGGTDGRLRLWNFPRMTKLRDIAAHSKELDDLDFSPDGKLVVSIAKDGLGVIWDVASGKEAGTLTWQPPEGVKYLFKRCRFGVIEDKKNKCRLFTLANPLGKSGKQRGFLQQWDPETGTLQRAIGVDESLSALCVRDDGRFVALGTMFSGTVSIHIAFSLQRVLHIPNAHSMFVTGLQFLPVLSSDGPAISSDAEAAVLSISVDNRICIHSLQYRHTLPAWAAIILIVVMLFLTFMLCSFMGL from the exons ATGCCCCCACTTCGTCGCCCCAATGAGGGGCTCCTGGCACGCGTTAATTTTCCCCTTTACTCCATCGAGATGCTGAGTAGTCGGCATGTTTTGGTGGCTGGAGGTGGAGGATCAGCAAAAACTGGCGTTGCCAATGGATTT GAAATCTATGAAATCTACCACAATGGCGATAGATTTGTGGCAGAAGAGGTGGTACGTCACGAAACTGGGCCAAGTGTTGTGATGAACTGCGCTGTGCGGAGCGATGGTAGGAGGTCATTCCTTGTAGCTGGCCAGGAGAGTCACTGCCAGATGTATTTGGTGAATACGAAGATAATTGATGAGAATGGTGTGGCAGGAAAGGCAGCAGATGGTGAGGAGAAGACAACCACAAGGCAACGTCGTACCTCCGTGCgccaaaatcaaaattcaggCATTGAGGAGATTCCCCAGGAAGCCCCACCACGGCGGCTGTCTTTTGACATAAAGCCAAGTGATTCAGTGCAGACGGATTTCCTGGATCGGGAGCCCATTCAGAGGGTCGTACGGCTAAGCCTGGATTGCAAAGTGATGGCCACAGGGGGAACAGATGGGCGACTGAGGCTGTGGAATTTTCCTCGCATGACCAAACTTCGGGACATTGCAGCCCACTCAAAGGAGCTGGATGATCTCGACTTCAGCCCCGATGGGAAGCTCGTCGTGTCAATTGCCAAAGATGGGCTTGGTGTCATCTGGGATGTAGCCTCGGGCAAGGAAGCTGGCACACTGACGTGGCAACCACCCGAAGGTGTAAAGTACCTCTTCAAGCGCTGCCGCTTCGGTGTGATTGAGGACAAGAAGAACAAATGCCGCCTCTTCACACTTGCTAACCCTTTGGGGAAATCCGGGAAGCAACGTGGCTTCCTGCAGCAATGGGATCCCGAAACGGGGACCCTTCAGCGCGCCATTGGAGTCGATGAGAGTCTCTCAGCACTCTGTGTGCGCGACGATGGACGTTTTGTGGCTCTCGGCACGATGTTTAGTGGCACCGTGAGCATCCACATTGCCTTCAGCCTTCAGCGGGTTCTTCACATACCCAATGCGCATTCCATGTTCGTCACTGGGCTACAATTCCTCCCTGTTCTCAGCTCCGACGGACCCGCAATCTCCAGCGATGCCGAAGCAGCTGTTCTCTCAATTTCCGTGGACAATCGCATTTGCATTCACAGCCTCCAGTACAGGC aCACTCTCCCCGCTTGGGCAGCAATAATCCTCATTGTCGTTATGCTCTTTCTCACTTTTATGCTCTGCTCCTTCATGGGATTATAG
- the LOC129788787 gene encoding uncharacterized protein LOC129788787, giving the protein MVKTVQGLGNHTVGCAVGKLSHVLGKVVQNTTALAGITGKVFTGVTDHFEACVKNNSHKSIPQAACLTSFIGTTTNKTAMITEHLADTAGKLVDSIIGTGNITDCLQKTIGNVKETVIDFATCLLSNSSKSARSMRFPPYPLITALAGLDTIREDDSRILVGRPTTTSRHPQKPRASKEMKYEIPEEILRSLLGEPSDDIDFNIDAFFDVPEDTDDWDIFF; this is encoded by the exons ATGGTGAAGACTGTTCAGGGCTTGGGTAATCATACAGTTGGTTGTGCTGTGGGTAAACTTAGTCATGTGTTGGGAAAAGTTGTGCAAAATACTACAGCATTGGCTGGAATTACTGGGAAAGTTTTTACCGGAGTTACGGATCATTTTGAAGCATGCGTCAAGAATAACTCCCACAAGTCCATCCCTCAAGCAGCCTGCTTGACAAGCTTCATAGGAACAACAACCAATAAAACAGCCATGATTACTGAACACCTCGCTGATACTGCTGGGAAACTCGTTGACAGTATAATAGGAACTGGAAATATAACTGATTGTCTGCAGAAAACTATAGGCAATGTTAAGGAGACTGTTATTGATTTTGCAACATGTCTCCTGTCAAATAGTAGCAAGTCAGCCAGATCTATGCGCTTCCCACCGTATCCACTGATAACAGCCCTCGCAGGACTTGATACTATACGTGAAGACGATTCCCGaa tTCTAGTTGGCAGACCAACAACAACATCAAGGCATCCACAGAAGCCGAGAGCCAGTAAGGAGATGAAGTATGAAATCCCGGAAGAAATCTTAAGGAGCCTTCTAGGAGAACCATCTGATGACATAGACTTCAACATAGATGCATTCTTTGATGTTCCTGAGGATACTGATGATTGGGATATATTTTTCTGA
- the LOC129788747 gene encoding prolactin regulatory element-binding protein isoform X1, which produces MPPLRRPNEGLLARVNFPLYSIEMLSSRHVLVAGGGGSAKTGVANGFEIYEIYHNGDRFVAEEVVRHETGPSVVMNCAVRSDGRRSFLVAGQESHCQMYLVNTKIIDENGVAGKAADGEEKTTTRQRRTSVRQNQNSGIEEIPQEAPPRRLSFDIKPSDSVQTDFLDREPIQRVVRLSLDCKVMATGGTDGRLRLWNFPRMTKLRDIAAHSKELDDLDFSPDGKLVVSIAKDGLGVIWDVASGKEAGTLTWQPPEGVKYLFKRCRFGVIEDKKNKCRLFTLANPLGKSGKQRGFLQQWDPETGTLQRAIGVDESLSALCVRDDGRFVALGTMFSGTVSIHIAFSLQRVLHIPNAHSMFVTGLQFLPVLSSDGPAISSDAEAAVLSISVDNRICIHSLQYRRKFPQLISFKRNSKKNFLNLLFLFLSDTLPAWAAIILIVVMLFLTFMLCSFMGL; this is translated from the exons ATGCCCCCACTTCGTCGCCCCAATGAGGGGCTCCTGGCACGCGTTAATTTTCCCCTTTACTCCATCGAGATGCTGAGTAGTCGGCATGTTTTGGTGGCTGGAGGTGGAGGATCAGCAAAAACTGGCGTTGCCAATGGATTT GAAATCTATGAAATCTACCACAATGGCGATAGATTTGTGGCAGAAGAGGTGGTACGTCACGAAACTGGGCCAAGTGTTGTGATGAACTGCGCTGTGCGGAGCGATGGTAGGAGGTCATTCCTTGTAGCTGGCCAGGAGAGTCACTGCCAGATGTATTTGGTGAATACGAAGATAATTGATGAGAATGGTGTGGCAGGAAAGGCAGCAGATGGTGAGGAGAAGACAACCACAAGGCAACGTCGTACCTCCGTGCgccaaaatcaaaattcaggCATTGAGGAGATTCCCCAGGAAGCCCCACCACGGCGGCTGTCTTTTGACATAAAGCCAAGTGATTCAGTGCAGACGGATTTCCTGGATCGGGAGCCCATTCAGAGGGTCGTACGGCTAAGCCTGGATTGCAAAGTGATGGCCACAGGGGGAACAGATGGGCGACTGAGGCTGTGGAATTTTCCTCGCATGACCAAACTTCGGGACATTGCAGCCCACTCAAAGGAGCTGGATGATCTCGACTTCAGCCCCGATGGGAAGCTCGTCGTGTCAATTGCCAAAGATGGGCTTGGTGTCATCTGGGATGTAGCCTCGGGCAAGGAAGCTGGCACACTGACGTGGCAACCACCCGAAGGTGTAAAGTACCTCTTCAAGCGCTGCCGCTTCGGTGTGATTGAGGACAAGAAGAACAAATGCCGCCTCTTCACACTTGCTAACCCTTTGGGGAAATCCGGGAAGCAACGTGGCTTCCTGCAGCAATGGGATCCCGAAACGGGGACCCTTCAGCGCGCCATTGGAGTCGATGAGAGTCTCTCAGCACTCTGTGTGCGCGACGATGGACGTTTTGTGGCTCTCGGCACGATGTTTAGTGGCACCGTGAGCATCCACATTGCCTTCAGCCTTCAGCGGGTTCTTCACATACCCAATGCGCATTCCATGTTCGTCACTGGGCTACAATTCCTCCCTGTTCTCAGCTCCGACGGACCCGCAATCTCCAGCGATGCCGAAGCAGCTGTTCTCTCAATTTCCGTGGACAATCGCATTTGCATTCACAGCCTCCAGTACAGGCGTAAGTTTcctcaattaatttcctttaaaagaaactcaaagaaaaacttcctaaacctcctttttttatttctttcagaCACTCTCCCCGCTTGGGCAGCAATAATCCTCATTGTCGTTATGCTCTTTCTCACTTTTATGCTCTGCTCCTTCATGGGATTATAG
- the LOC129788739 gene encoding chitinase-3-like protein 2, with translation MSQQQVKYELLEGQREKRLKYSSYLQIALLILLCAVSSVTVYTTWTIIYRNSFNYPPKLFDVPTLWIHRTNLYSQYLSDYVVPKEGDGESRRRSNEGAALTENSSVKELENERIFPSRYGNFIPTERGGKRKLVCYYTAPYNVIRGRDLLPKDIDPHLCTHINVGFAGVVNSTLFLDDVLRETFVQMAALKKINQALKILVWTGGADVGGFSEMVKDHANRKHFIQSLKNVLETYRLDGIDLDWEFPGGFDRQRQHFSQLLHEIRREYQREHRTYLLTVAVAAPRPIIDVAYDVGEINSYADFVNIMTYDYHFYSQTAPFTGINAPLFARENERGLLAMLNINYTANYWHEQGLDKEKIIIGLPTYGHSFHLANPLNRRIGSPATNFGATGILGFTSYSEVCWFQQNNIFVTTVFDNATCSPYTSAGTEWISYDDAVSLECKTKWVKDNGFGGVMIYDLNSDDYGLFCRHEGDGVTGQETFPLSRKVHTVLFSNFSATDN, from the exons atgtccCAACAGCAAGtaaagtatgaattgttggaGGGTCAGCGTGAAAAAAG ACTAAAGTACTCATCCTACCTGCAAATTGCACTCCTCATCCTCTTGTGCGCAGTGTCCAGCGTCACAGTGTACACGACATGGACGATAATCTACCGGAACAGCTTCAATTACCCCCCAAAATTATTTG atGTTCCAACACTGTGGATTCATCGAACAAATCTCTATTCTCAGTATCTGAGTGACTATGTTGTACCCAAAGAGGGTGATGGTGAGAGCAGGAGGAGAAGCAATGAAGGAGCAGCTTTGACTGAGAATTCTTCAGTGAAGGAGCTGGAGAATGAGAGAATCTTCCCATCGCGCTATGGGAATTTCATTCCCACCGAACGAGGGGGTAAACGGAAGCTCGTGTGCTACTACACGGCACCGTACAATGTGATAAGAGGACGGGATTTGCTGCCCAAAGACATTGATCCGCATCTGTGTACGCACATCAATGTGGGCTTCGCGGGGGTGGTCAATAGTACGTTGTTCCTGGACGACGTTCTCCGGGAGACTTTTGTGCAAATGGCAGCTCTGAAGAAGATTAATCAGGCACTGAAGATTCTCGTGTGGACAGGTGGAGCAGATGTTGGGGGATTCTCGGAGATGGTGAAGGATCATGCAAATCGGAAGCACTTCATTCAGAGCCTGAAGAATGTCCTCGAGACTTATAGGTTGGATGGGATTGATCTTGATTGGGAATTTCCAGGGGGATTTGATCGGCAGCGTCAGCATTTCTCGCAGCTGCTGCATGAGATACGAAGGGAGTACCAGCGGGAACATCGAACGTACCTCCTCACTGTGGCTGTTGCAGCCCCAAGACCCATCATTGACGTTGCCTACGATGTTGGGGAGATCAATAGCTATGCGGACTTTGTGAATATCATGACGTACGATTACCACTTCTACTCCCAAACAGCCCCATTCACAGGGATAAATGCCCCCCTGTTTGCGCGCGAGAATGAACGGGGTTTGCTGGCTATGCTGAATATAAACTACACGGCAAACTACTGGCACGAACAGGGTCTGGACAAGGAGAAAATCATCATTGGTCTACCCACGTATGGGCATTCCTTCCATCTCGCCAATCCCCTCAATCGACGCATTGGGAGTCCAGCAACGAATTTCGGCGCCACGGGGATTCTGGGCTTCACCTCCTACTCGGAAGTTTGTTGGTTTCAGCAGAATAACATCTTCGTGACGACGGTGTTTGACAATGCAACATGTTCACCGTACACAAGTGCCGGCACCGAATGGATCTCCTACGATGACGCCGTGAGTCTGGAGTGCAAGACAAAGTGGGTGAAGGACAATGGCTTTGGGGGCGTGATGATTTATGACCTCAATTCCGATGATTACGGGTTATTCTGCCGACACGAAGGGGATGGCGTCACGGGGCAGGAAACATTCCCACTCTCACGCAAAGTCCACACAGTTCTTTTTAGCAATTTCAGCGCAACGGACAACTGA
- the LOC129788773 gene encoding uncharacterized protein LOC129788773: protein MRITILAIFIGLCCLQMAAGSPEPGLFSNIFSGVTNTANNIFKGVTQAATNVVDTTTSVISKTVDTAAKSVSNIPVVGTIATATSNVVKEAEKVIDNTAQTAANTATAVSDAVTTTANNMATTANDVMDAMLRPLGSTNGTSICQSIDNIVNDLFGTMQSGAAMPANANTFLRTADTFTANLLSTFALPNLNLNDIAAFLGITDVPNLVNGVLTSGTNIFNGIFNNNGNFDVNALFTNGTQLLLDAAQLALLPFLIKIRFKILLALTALNLLAQAANATANAING, encoded by the exons ATGAGGATTACAATTTTGGCTATTTTCATCGGGCTCTGTTGCCTTCAG ATGGCAGCAGGATCCCCTGAACCAGGACTCTTCTCCAATATTTTCAGTGGTGTAACCAATACTGCtaataacatttttaaagGAGTCACCCAGGCTGCAACCAACGTGGTCGATACTACAACATCAGTTATCTCCAAAACAGTCGATACAGCAGCAAAGAGCGTATCCAATATCCCTGTTGTTGGGACTATCGCAACAGCTACATCAAATGTTGTGAAAGAGGCAGAGAAGGTGATTGATAATACTGCTCAAACTGCTGCCAATACTGCCACTGCTGTTTCTGATGCCGTGACCACAACAGCCAACAACATGGCTACAACAGCTAACGACGTCATGGATGCCATGTTGAGACCATTAGGCAGCACAAACGGCACAAGCATTTGCCAGAGCATCGATAACATCGTCAATGACCTCTTTGGCACCATGCAAAGTGGCGCCGCTATGCCTGCCAATGCAAACACCTTCCTGAGAACGGCTGATACATTCACTGCTAACCTCCTGAGCACCTTTGCCCTGCCTAATTTGAATCTGAATGACATTGCTGCCTTCTTGGGCATCACCGACGTCCCCAATCTCGTGAATGGCGTCCTTACAAGTGGAACTAACATTTTTAATGGTATCTTCAACAACAACGGCAATTTTGATGTCAACGCATTGTTCACCAATGGCACCCAACTCCTTCTCGATGCTGCTCAACTTGCCCTCCTGCCCTTCCTCATCAAGATTCGCTTTAAGATTCTCCTCGCCCTTACGGCTCTCAATCTTCTTGCTCAAGCTGCCAATGCCACCGCTAACGCCATCAACGGATAA
- the LOC129788754 gene encoding uncharacterized protein LOC129788754 has protein sequence MLMEKAAEVCLLFVVLGLCLNVCSSEEIEGTANELDVAEVDVVEEPSVLEEEAPEEAAPEEAAPEEEAAPEEAAPEEALPEEAAPEEATPEEATPKEEAVPVEAVSDNIANHKVVSNLLLPVLNITINLGGEGTTAGGTTAGGTTGETTAGTTDGTTDTTATDGASNTSNTTSETIPQPPVEEKQQQQEPPNPPNGPNESMPQPSVEQEQQKKPPDPTNPPSYPKHPKHPYPFFPIFNPLPRIFGWTTNFFNRLFNSFFPQRRDPHENSENPHQNCTTSTYINILETLLRIQKNYFRNIGGILDNGRMDLVFRMFDLNTVLKNFFYNSVPNITEFIGANKTSFINATTNYFNETFADILASFPQLTNILSTEEFLEYLYDGVQESQNNSNNVGATLMKYSNCT, from the exons ATGTTGATGGAAAAAGCAGCAGAAGTTTGTCTTTTATTTGTCGTTTTG ggATTGTGTCTTAATGTGTGTAGTTCGGAAGAGATAGAGGGTACAGCAAATGAATTAGATGTTGCTGAGGTTGATGTTGTTGAAGAACCATCAGTTTTAGAAGAAGAAGCTCCAGAAGAAGCAGCTCCAGAAGAAGCAGCTCCAGAGGAAGAAGCAGCTCCAGAAGAAGCAGCTCCTGAAGAAGCACTTCCAGAAGAAGCAGCTCCAGAAGAAGCAACTCCTGAAGAAGCAACTCCAAAGGAAGAAGCAGTTCCAGTAGAAGCAGTTTCAGATAATATCGCAAA cCACAAAGTAGTCAGCAATTTATTGCTACCTGTCTTGAACATAACAATAAATCTCGGAGGAGAAGGAACAACTGCAGGAGGAACAACTGCAGGAGGAACAACTGGAGAAACAACTGCAGGAACAACTGATGGAACAACCGATACAACTGCAACAGATGGTGCATCTAATACGTCTAATACTACATCAGAAACAATCCCACAACCTCCagtagaagaaaaacaacaacaacaagaaCCTCCAAATCCACCAAATGGACCAAATGAGTCAATGCCACAACCTTCAGTAGAGCAAGAACAACAAAAGAAGCCTCCAGATCCAACCAATCCTCCAAGTTATCCTAAGCATCCAAAGCATCCATATCCTTTCTTTCCCATCTTTAACCCCCTTCCAAGGATCTTTGGCTGGACAACAAACTTCTTTAATCGTCTTTTTAACAGCTTCTTCCCCCAAAGGAGAGATCCTcatgaaaattcggaaaatccACACCAAAATTGCACAACATCAACATACATCAACATTTTGGAAACGTTACTTAGAATTCAAAAAAACTACTTCAGGAATATTGGAGGAATCCTCGATAATGGCCGAATGGATCTTGTATTCCGGATGTTTGACTTGAATACagttctcaagaattttttctacaaCTCCGTACCGAATATTACGGAATTTATAGGAGCAAACAAGACATCCTTCATTAATGCAACAACCAACTATTTCAATGAAACCTTTGCAGATATACTAGCATCCTTCCCGCAATTGACTAATATCCTCAGTACAGAGGAATTTTTGGAGTATCTCTACGATGGCGTACAAGAGagtcaaaataattcaaataatgtTGGAGCAACACTCATGAAATATTCCAATTGCACATAA